In Juglans microcarpa x Juglans regia isolate MS1-56 chromosome 4S, Jm3101_v1.0, whole genome shotgun sequence, a single window of DNA contains:
- the LOC121263719 gene encoding uncharacterized protein LOC121263719, with translation MSCFWSLTSSFLATFLFLYSATFFSFSHGDSRSSPLQTLPTAGWENEGKYGVDHSQGSWRSLVEGPTAAPIESSSYVLASKRTYRKDPLNGFKKYTKGWNISERHYWASVGFTAVPLFVIAAVWFLALGMCLCLICVCSFCRKREPYGYSRTAYALSLIFLVIFTIAAIVGCVVLYAGQGRFHSSTTNTLEYVVVQADFTVEKLRSVSGYLGAAKQIGIDRIFLPTNVQTDIDLIETKINSSASTLADRTVKNSDDIRDLLDSVRLALIIIAAIMLVLTFLGLLFSIFGMQSLVYILVVAGWVLVTGTFIMCGIFLLLHNVAADTCVAMDEWTQNPTSHTALDDILPCVDTAAAQETLMRSKEVTSELVNLLNEVITNVSNLNFAPNFTPLYYNQSGPKIPLLCNPFYSDLTDRACTAGEVDLTNATEVWMNYVCQVSATEICVTTGRLTPTFYNQMTAGVNVSFALYNYAPFLVELEDCTFVRETFSKIHRDHCPGLRRYSGWIYIGLVMVSTSVMLSLIFWVIYGRERRHRVYTKKLTSESAEAFEGGKEH, from the exons ATGTCATGTTTTTGGTCTCTAACGTCTTCTTTTCTGGCCACTTTTCTCTTCCTTTACTCTGctactttcttttccttttcacacGGGGATTCTCGCTCTTCACCCCTCCAAACTCTGCCCACTGCAG GTtgggaaaatgaaggaaaatatgGTGTGGATCACTCGCAGGGGAGTTGGAGGTCTCTCGTGGAGGGTCCCACTGCTGCACCTATTGAAAGCTCATCATATGTCTTGGCTTCAAAGAGAACATACCGAAAAGACCCTCTCAATGGGTTCAAAAAGTACACCAAAGGATGGAATATCAGTGAGCGCCATTACTGGGCT TCTGTGGGTTTTACTGCAGTTCCCTTGTTTGTCATCGCTGCAGTCTGGTTCCTTGCACTTGGAATGTGCTTATGTCTCATCTGTGTCTGTTCTTTCTGTCGTAAAAGGGAGCCTTATGGCTATTCCAGGACGGCTTATGCTCTCTCTCTTATCTTCCTCGTAATCTTCACTATTGCAGCCAT TGTTGGATGCGTTGTTTTATATGCTGGTCAGGGGAGGTTCCACAGTAGTACCACGAATACATTGGAGTATGTCGTGGTTCAGGCAGATTTCACAGTTGAGAAGCTTAGAAGTGTGTCTGGTTATCTTGGTGCAGCTAAGCAGATTGGAATAGATCGAATTTTTTTACCTACAAATGTTCAAACTGATATTGACCtgattgaaacaaaaattaattcttCTGCTAGTACCCTTGCTGACCGAACAGTGAAGAATTCAGACGACATTCGCGATCTCTTGGATTCTGT GAGACTGGCACTCATCATAATCGCAGCTATTATGCTTGTCTTGACATTTCTTGGACTCT TATTCTCAATATTTGGCATGCAGTCTCTTGTTTACAT CCTGGTGGTCGCTGGGTGGGTACTTGTTACAGGAACATTTATCATGTGCGGCATATTTCTTCTCCTACACAA TGTAGCTGCAGACACTTGTGTTGCAATGGATGAATGGACTCAAAATCCTACTTCTCATACAGCTTTAGATGATATACTTCCATGTGTGGATACTGCAGCTGCACAAGAGACATTGATGCGGAGCAAGGAAGTCACTTCTGAGCTTGTCAATTTACTTAACGAGGTCATTACCAATGTCTCGAACTTAAATTTTGCCCCCAACTTCACACCGTTGTACTACAACCAATCCGGCCCGAAGATACCCCTCCTATGTAACCCATTTTATTCCGACTTGACGGATCGAGCTTGCACTGCTGGTGAAGTGGACTTGACCAATGCAACAGAG GTTTGGATGAACTATGTCTGCCAAGTTTCAGCAACCGAGATATGTGTCACAACAGGGCGTTTGACCCCGACCTTCTACAACCAGATGACTGCCGGAGTAAATGTTAGCTTTGCCTTGTATAATTATGCACCTTTCCTTGTTGAACTTGAAGATTGCACATTTGTGAGGGAAACATTCAGCAAAATACATAGAGACCATTGTCCCGGTCTGCGGCGATACAGTGGATGGATCTATATAGGGTTGGTGATGGTCTCCACTTCAGTTATGCTCTCACTGATCTTCTGGGTTATCTATGGGAGAGAAAGGCGTCACCGCGTGTATACCAAAAAGTTAACATCTGAATCAGCCGAAGCTTTTGAAGGAGGCAAGGagcattaa
- the LOC121263720 gene encoding one cut domain family member 2: MATSLSKTRSSGPVLRSLSPPGRLYYSNAPNSSFSSSSSVFASYTSSSFSSPSTTFFHHDLHRHHYDNNHHHHHHHHQQRSASPTRVNLYTSGSLSPSVRFSIDHRSISPNRNQVIASHHSPMSIPKKRCTCSPTTHPGSFRCHLHKKASNSRGSHHAAPYPNNGLNMRRSAMKNSLVRIGGVEGEWVKRALTALIRPSSHQLRRRAAFEPTPSRLSIMSRVEDL; this comes from the coding sequence ATGGCTACCTCATTGTCAAAAACCAGATCGAGCGGTCCAGTCCTACGCTCTCTCTCGCCCCCCGGCAGACTTTACTATTCCAACGCTCCaaactcttctttttcttcgtcCTCTTCAGTCTTCGCTTCCTACACAAGCTCCAGTTTCTCTTCACCGTCAACAACTTTCTTCCACCATGACCTTCACAGACATCACTACGAcaacaaccaccaccaccaccaccaccaccatcagcAGCGATCTGCCTCTCCCACACGCGTCAACCTCTACACCTCGGGTTCCCTCTCTCCCTCCGTCCGCTTCTCCATCGACCACCGCTCAATCTCCCCAAACCGTAACCAGGTCATCGCGAGCCACCACAGCCCCATGTCGATCCCCAAAAAGAGGTGTACGTGCTCGCCGACCACGCATCCGGGTTCGTTTCGCTGTCATCTACACAAAAAAGCATCAAACAGTCGCGGGAGCCATCATGCGGCGCCGTATCCGAACAATGGCCTGAACATGCGAAGATCGGCAATGAAGAACTCGCTGGTTAGGATCGGAGGCGTAGAGGGAGAGTGGGTCAAGAGAGCATTGACCGCTCTGATCAGGCCCTCATCGCATCAGCTAAGGAGAAGAGCCGCGTTCGAGCCCACGCCGAGCCGGCTCTCGATCATGTCCAGAGTTGAGGATCTGTGA